AAATAAACGGTATATAAGGGGCCTAGGCTAAGAGCTTGCCTCTCCATCCCGACACGATTCCGAGCGGATAGAGGCGAGTCAATTCTTTTCGGCGCCCAGCCCCGCCGAGCTAAGTCCCCGCAAAGACACGCACCGCGTCGGCAACCTTCTCCAGACTGTCCTCGCGCAGAGCCGCCGAGATCTCCGCGCCCAGCCCGAGGTATTTGTTCGAGGGTGCCGCGGAAGGCGCCCTGCTCGCGTTCAGAAGCTCGCTTACCCGGTGAGATGCCTGCGCGGGCGCGGATACGGTCCGGAAATCGATCAGACCGGTCAGGTCGGTCACATACGACCAGCGCTTACATCGCTACGAAGCAGCCCTGCGAAGCTCGCCGGGAGTCCGGCCAAAGTGCTTCTTGATCGCTTTACTGAACGAAGATTCCGACGAGTATCCTGTGGCCTCGGCGACGGTGATCACGGAATCGTAACTATGCTGCAACATCGTTTTCGCTCGCAACAGCCGGGTATGGGTCAGATAGGCCTTCGGAGTTTCGCCAACCAGTTCGGTAAAGCGGACATTGAACCGTGTACGGCTCATCCCGGCGGCCTCACAAAGCGACTCGACCGTCAGAGAACCATCGTCTTCCGCATGAACAAGGTTGAGTGCGATGCCGATATGGGGGTCCAATAGTGCCGCAAAGTAGCCTTCCTCTTGTGGCGATTCCTGCAGGTGACTTCTCAACAGTTGCAAAAAAAGCACTTCGGTCAGCCGATCGATGGTCAAGGCCGAACCCGCAGTATCCGACTTGCTGGTCTCCACCATGAGGTTCACGACGCCCTCGAGCACCTGACGCGACTCCGCACTCGCCTTCCGCACATGAATAAAGCAGGGCAGGTTTTTCAGCAGGGGATGATGAATGGACGTGTCATAGGACATGGTTCCGCTCAGCCAGCGGGCAGCTTCGTGCGGTTCCTTCACCCTCTCCGGCTGCGAGAAGCTGACGGTGCCGCGCTTGACGACCATCACCTCATCGTCGTCGGGCAATCGGATCACGTTCTCGCTGGGCAGCTTCAATCCTTCGGCACTGCCGCTCAGCTTATGATCGCCACCTGTAGGAAAAGCGATGATGTCGCCCTCTTCGA
The genomic region above belongs to Candidatus Binatia bacterium and contains:
- a CDS encoding AraC family transcriptional regulator — translated: MDFLSDMLKATRWTAKTYLNSAGEGPWCAQIQYRPQGVFHAVLQGGCYLRQGGNPEPIALEEGDIIAFPTGGDHKLSGSAEGLKLPSENVIRLPDDDEVMVVKRGTVSFSQPERVKEPHEAARWLSGTMSYDTSIHHPLLKNLPCFIHVRKASAESRQVLEGVVNLMVETSKSDTAGSALTIDRLTEVLFLQLLRSHLQESPQEEGYFAALLDPHIGIALNLVHAEDDGSLTVESLCEAAGMSRTRFNVRFTELVGETPKAYLTHTRLLRAKTMLQHSYDSVITVAEATGYSSESSFSKAIKKHFGRTPGELRRAAS